In Triticum urartu cultivar G1812 chromosome 6, Tu2.1, whole genome shotgun sequence, the following proteins share a genomic window:
- the LOC125516352 gene encoding agamous-like MADS-box protein AGL80, with product MARKKVALRYIRNDSTRLNTLKKRTKYLMKKAGEVATLCNAKACVLVYGEGAMVPEVFPSHAEAMAILSRFKSMPEVPQLKKKMDQETILSRRLIQLRHQVEKIRCEREDREARILLHKAMVSGHLPGNIEELTTMAWKLELILKSLRERITKITGQLPVYQAQAPYVTGGMDMGSPMYQALRQQQEGWLDMARSQGNPDTQIYNGHNTGL from the coding sequence ATGGCTCGCAAGAAGGTGGCCCTCCGGTATATCCGCAATGACTCGACGCGGCTCAATACCTTGAAGAAGCGTACCAAGTACCTGATGAAGAAGGCCGGTGAGGTGGCCACCTTGTGCAATGCCAAGGCCTGTGTGCTGGTGTATGGTGAGGGCGCAATGGTGCCAGAGGTGTTCCCATCCCATGCCGAGGCGATGGCTATCCTAAGTCGGTTCAAGAGCATGCCAGAGGTGCCACAGCtaaagaagaagatggaccaggAGACCATTCTTAGCCGGCGCCTCATACAACTCCGACATCAGGTAGAGAAGATTAGGTGCGAGCGCGAGGACCGTGAGGCCAGGATTCTCTTGCACAAGGCCATGGTCAGTGGACACCTCCCAGGAAACATCGAGGAGCTCACAACCATGGCCTGGAAGTTAGAGTTAATCCTTAAGAGCCTGAGGGAGCGCATCACGAAAATAACTGGGCAGCTGCCAGTCTACCAAGCCCAGGCGCCATATGTCACCGGCGGCATGGACATGGGGTCTCCGATGTATCAGGCATTGCGACAGCAGCAGGAGGGATGGCTTGACATGGCGAGGTCCCAAGGGAACCCCGACACCCAGATCTACAATGGACACAATACTGGTCTATGA